The DNA region TCTTTTGCAGTTACTGCAAAAGCAACTTCTTTTAATTGCGGTGTAGCATTGGCTAATGCAATTCCATATTTTGAATTTTTAATCATCTCATAGTCATTCATTTGATCACCAAAACACATAATTTGATCTGAATCAATATGGTGATTTTCTTTATGTTTGAGTACTTCAATTAATTTTAAAATTCCCTGTCATTTATTAACATTTTTAGGAATAATCTCAATAAACCCATATCCCGTAACTTCTGTCCTTAATGTTTTACTAACCGCAATTTGTTGTCGTAACCAATTTTGTTTTTGTTCATTATGACAAGAAATTACAATTTTACGCATTTGTGGAATTTCATTTCAATCTAAAACAATTGTTTTAATGTAAGTATTACGAAATAAAAAAAGATCATCTTTAATAATGCTTGATTGTGAAACATAAGCTTCTTGTTCATTAAGTGGCGCTAAATAAAAATCATGACCAAATTCTCGAACAATATTCATTGCTCATAATGTATCTTGATATGAAATTATTTCATCATAGACATATTCTTTTGTTTTTAAATTTAAAACAGCCCCACCATTAGCACCAATAACATACGGGCAATGGTCAAGAATTCCTAATGTTGTTGCATAATCAGATAAACTACTAGGAACCCGTCCTGAAGCAATCGTTACTAAAATACCCATTGCTTGAGCCTTTTTTAAAGCCTCAATATTTATAGTTGGAATCTTTTTATCTTTATCAGTTACTAATGTTCCATCAATATCACACAATATCATTTTTACTATCATTACATTGCCTACCTTCTTTTAATATTACTTAGTTTATAATATAAGTAGTCTCAGACATTATCATTCTATCATATTTTATTTTTTATTTATAATTAAGAAAATTAAAACAAAAAATCTCAAAAAAGAGATTTCTATTTTGGAATCTAACTAATAGGTTCAACTTCATCAGCAAGAATTTTAACAAACTCTTGTTCAACTTGCAAAATTCCACCAGCAATACTTAATTTATATTCTTTATTATTAACTTTGTATGTCATTTCAGATGGAACAATTGTTGAAACAAGAGGAATATGGCCATACAAAATACCCATATATCCCGTAATTGTTTTCACTGTTATAATATCAACTAAGCGATTAACAATGACACCCTGTGGTGTAATAATTTTTAAACTAATTTGATTCGCCATTTTAATTATGTTTTAAAGCTTCGGCGGCTTTAACAACCTCATCAATTGTTCCAACATATAAGAATGCTTGTTCTGGTACATCATCATATTTTCCTGCTAAGATTTCTCTAAAAGCACGAATTGTTTCTACTACAGGAACATATTTCCCTGTTTTTCCAGAAAACTTTTCAGCTACAAAAAATGGTTGTGATAAAAAGTTACGAATTTTTCGTGCTCTTGTAACAGCTAATTTATCTTCATCTGATAATTCATCCATCCCTAAAATTGCGATAATTGATTGTAATTCTTTAAACTTTTGGAGGATTTCTTGTACTCCTCGTGCTACTTTATAATGTTCTTCACCAACCACTAATGGGTCTAATAATCGAGACGAACTTCCTAATGAATCAACTGCTGGATAAATTCCTAATGCTGCAATTTCACGGTCTAAGACAACCTTAGCGTCTAAATGAGAAAATGTTGTTGCTGGAGCTGGATCAGTTAAATCATCCGCTGGCACATATACTGCTTGGACAGAAGTAATACTTCCTTTTTTTGTTGAAGTAATTCGTTCTTGTAATGCTCCCATTTCGGTTGCTAATGTCGGTTGATAACCAACTGCTGATGGCATCCGTCCTAATAAGGCTGATACTTCAGAACCAGCTTGGGTAAAACGGAAAATATTATCAATAAATAATAAAACATCTTGGTTTTTATCATCACGGAAATATTCAGCAATTGTTAATCCAGTTAAAGCAACTCGCATACGAGCTCCTGGTGTTTCATTCATTTGCCCGAAAACCAAAGCTGTTTTATCAATAACACCAGCTTCAATCATTTCATAATATAAATCATTACCTTCTCGTGTTCGTTCACCAACACCAGCAAAGACAGAAATTCCTCCATGTGCTTTTGCCACATTATTAATTAACTCTTGTACTAGTACTGTTTTTCCTACTCCAGCACCACCAAACAAACCAATTTTACCCCCCTTTGCAAAGGGAACTAATAAATCAACAACTTTAATGCCTGTTTCTAAAATTGCAGCTGTTGTTTGTTGTTCTTCATATGATGGTGCTTCACGGTGAATTGGACGCATTATCTTTGTCTTTGGCTGTGGTTTTTCATCAATTGCTTCTCCAAGAACATTAAACATACGCCCTAAAACCTCTTCACCAACCGGAACTGTAATTGGCGCTTTTGTATCAATCACATCCATTCCACGAACCATTCCTTCTGTTGGTCCTAAGGCAATTGCCCGTACGGTGTCATCACCAATATGTTGAACAACTTCTAAAACTAACTTTGTACCATTATTATTAACCGTAATAGCATTATATAATTCAGGCAAATATTCTTCCGTAAACCGTACATCAACAACAGGTCCTAACACCTGTACTACTTTTCCATTTTTCTCCATTTTTTAACCACCTCTTAATTTTCTTGCGCGCCAGCGCCAGCAATAATTTCTGTAATTTCCTGTGTAATTGCTGCTTGACGCTTACGGTTATATAATAACGATAATTTTTCTAACATTTCATTTGCATTATCTGTTGCATTTTCCATTGCTACTAGCCGTGATGCTTGTTCTGAAACCTGTGATTCAACGATTGATGAAAATAAAATGGTATTTAAATACATTGGCACTGCATTTTCTAAAATCGTTGCTGGATCTGGTTCAAATTCGGTAATAACATTAATGTGTTTTGATTCTTCATGTTGTGTTACCTTAATAATTGGTAACAATTGTAAAATTGTTGGTTCAAAAGTTACATTATTAATAAATTTTGTATAAGCAATTTTAATTTCATCATAAGTATTTCCATTAAAACCAGATAAAATTTCTTGTGCAAACTCACGTGCATCATCATAAGAAAAATTAATATCAATATCTTTTCTTGTTTGCATAATTTCATAACCTTTATGAGCATAAAATGTTTCTGCTTTAGAACCGATTGCAATAATACAATCACTTTTTCGTAATTGTTGTAACACCAACTTATTAATATTAATATTATAACCACCACATAAACCTAAATTTGAATTAACAATGATTCAACAACTACGTTTACTATCTTTTATGCCATCTTTTTTTTGATAAATTGAATCATCTGCTTTACTAATGATATCATTAAAAACAGTATAAACTTCAGCAAAATATGGTTTTGAATTAGAAATTCGTTTACCAACTTTTTTTAATTTTGCTATTGCTGCCAATTTCATTGCTTGTGTTATTTTAGATGTTGAAGTAATTGAAGTAATTTGTTTTTTTAAATCTGTTCCAACTGCCATTTTGTACTTTTAACCTTTATTGTCCTAATTTTCTCCACTCTTCAATTTCTCCAAACATTTCTGGTTTATAATTAGCAATTTTATTGGTAATTTTTTTAACAACATTAATAATTTCATTATCAATATTAGTCATTAAGGTATCGCTATAGGCTTTGGCCTTTGCTAATTCAGTATAGTATTTTTTTGCTTTTGTATTAAAATGTTCAATTATTTCTTCTTTAAATTCTTGAATTTTATCAACTGGAATTCAACGAATTCTTTTTTTCTTAACTGCTAATAAAATGATTGCTTGATCAATTTGTGAAAGCGGTGAATATTGTTTTTGTTTTAAAATTTCAATTACTCGTTTTCCATTTTCTAATACTTCTTTTGTCGCATCATCCAAATCAGAATCAAATTGAGCAAATGCTTGTAGTTCACGATATTGTGCTAATTCTAATTTTAATGAACCAGCAACTTGTTTCATTGCTTTAATTTGTGCTGTTGATCCTACTCGTGACACCGATAATCCCACATCAACCGCAGGACGATTTCCAGCATTAAACTGATCATTATTTAAGAAAATTTGCCCATCAGTAATTGAAATAACATTAGTTGGAATATATGCTGAAATATCTCCCGCTTGTGTTTCAATAATTGGCAAAGCAGTAATACTTCCGCCTCCATATTCTTTTGTTACTCGCGCGGCGCGTTCTAATAACCGACTATGTAAATAAAAAACATCACCAGGATATGCTTCACGACCAGGTGGACGGTGTAATAATAGTGCCATTGTTCGATAAGCAACAGCATGTTTTGAAAGATCATCATAAATAATAATGACATTTTCACCAGATTCCATCCATTCTTCACAAATAGTAACACCAGTATATGGTGCTAAGTATTGTAATGGCGCTAATTCATTTGCTGTGGCTGAAACAACTGTTGTATATTCTAATGCACCAGCAGTTCGTAATTTTTCAACAATTTGTGCAACAGTTGATGCTTTTTGCCCAATTGCAACATAAATACATTTTACATTTTTCCCTTTTTGATTTAAGATGGTATCAATTCCGATTGCTGTTTTTCCTGTCTGGCGATCACCGATAATTAATTCTCGTTGTCCTTTCCCAATGGGAATCATCGCATCAATTGTCATAATTCCTGTTTCCATTGGTTCATCAACTGATTTTCTAGTCATAACACCAGGTGCAATTCGTTCCACAGGACGTGTTTTTGTTGCTTTTAATGGTCCTTTCCCATCAATTGGTTGTCCTAATGCATTAACAACACGGCCTAACAACGTATCACCAACTGGCGTTTCAATAATTTTTCCTGATCGACGAACTTGATCACCTTCACGGATTGTTGTATTGTAACCCATTAAAACGGCACCAACAGCGCCTTCTTCTAAGTTTAATACCATTCCATAAATTTCATTCGGAAAAATTAGCAATTCACTCATCATTGCATTGTCAAGACCATCAATTAAAGCAATTCCATCACCAACTGTCACAACAGTTCCTTCTTCATGAATTTCAATTTTTTTACAATATTCTTTAATCTGTTTTTTAATTATTTCGGAAATCTCATTTACATTTAAAGCCACTTTTTCACCCCATCTACTATTTATTATATATTGCTTTTTGTCGCATTGTTTCTAATTGTCCTGCAATTGAACCATCAATAATTTCGTGCTTAATTTTAATCCGAACTCCGCCTAATAAAGATGGATCAATTTTGTTAACTAACTCAATATGATAGCCAAATTTTTTACTTAATTTTGTTTCAATTGTTGTAATTTGTTTTCTTGTTAATGGTTGGGTTGAATAAATACTTCCATATTGAACATCATAACTAATATTTATTAATTTTCTTAAATTTTTAAAAATTCTTCTAACATAACAAAAAGCTTCACGATCAATTAATAAAAAAAGGGCATTTAAAATTAACGGATCAATAAATTTTTGAAATGGTTTTGCTAAAATGTTCTTTCGTTCTTCTTTTGCAATGTCAGCATTCATCATTAATTTAATATAATCTGGTTCTTGTTTAAATAAATCTACGATTATATTACTAACTTCTAAAAAATGATCAATTTTTTTTGTTTCAAGCGCCAAGTCCATTAAAGCAGCTGCATAATTATCAATAAATTTTTCACTAACTAACATAACTTACTACTCTAATTCTTTGATAAACTCTTCTATCAATTTTTCATTTTTTTCTTTATTAATTTCTTTGCTTAATAATTTCTCAGCTGCATTAAAAGCAACATTAATAATTGATTTTCGAATATCATCATAATATTGCTCTTTTTCTTTTTGAATTTCTTTATGGGCTTGTTCATTTAACTGCATAACTTCAGCTTTTGCTGTTTCTAAAACTTGATGACGTTTTGCCTCTGCTTCAGTTCGAGCCGCAACAATAATACTATTTGCTTCTACCTTCGCTGTTGTTAACAATTTCGATGCTTCTTTTTGATCAATTGTTGTTTTTGCTTGTTTTTCAGCAGCATCTTGAATTAATTCTCGAATTTTATTGCGACGAGCCCGCATTACTTTTCGAAATGGATTATAAACTCATTTTGATAATAAAATTAATAAAATAATTGTCGCAATAACATGCGCAATAAAAACCCATAGATTAGGAAATAATTGATTAATAATTTCTGCTGGTTCAATTGGTTTTGACATTAATCACATTGTCATAGACATCTTAAGCCTTCTTTCTTTCCAACTTTTTACTTTTCATTAACCAGTAACAAATGCTAAAATAATCGCAATAACTAATGCATAAATTGACCCTGATTCAGTAATCGCAGCAGCAATAATATATTGTGTTCTAACTTTACTTTCAACTTCTGGGTTTCGAGCAATTGCTTCAACAGCTTTTCCACCAGTATACCCTTGTCCAATTCCTGAACCACAACAACCAATGGCAGCTAATCCTGCACCCAATAATGACATTCCCTTTGTAAAACCATCATTAATTCCGGCCATAAATCATATTGTCATCATATTCGATAGCAAATCTATTGTCATAAAATTTATCATATTATAATTTTCCCCTTCCTTAACAAATATATAATTTTATTTTAATCCTTTTTTAGCCATTTAAATTAACATTTTTAATTTTTTGTTCTTTTTTTTAACTTAATTTTCTTTTCGTTTTTATCTTTGGTTTCTGTTTTCATTTCCATTGCTCAATAGGCAATTGTTAAAATTGCAAAAATATATGCTTGAATTAAACCATCGAAAACATCAAAATAAATACTTAAAAAAGGTAAAAATACACCAGCTAATAAATCAACAGGCCCAATATAAGGAATCTGTCCTCAAATAAAGCTCATTAAGGCTGTGAACAAGGTAATAATAACTGTTCCTCCCAAAATGTTTCCAAATAAACGAAATGAAATTGAAATCAAAGGAACAAATTGGGTTAATAATTCTAATGGATTGACAAAAAACTTTTTAAAATATACTAGTTTTTGATATTTAATCCCAAAATAATATATTCCAAAAAAGGTAACCAATCCCGTTGATAATGGGACAGTATAAGCTGTTGCAAGTGATTCAAAACCAACAACACTCATTAAATTTCCAATCCCAATATACAATAATAAGTATATAACATAAACTGTTAAAAATTTATATTTTGGTCCCATCAAATCAACAACTTGTTTTTCAACTCACTTAATTGTAATTTCAGCAAAAAGTACTAAACCAGTTGGAATATCGGTTGGACCAAGTTTTTTTATGCTTTTATAATAACCTATTGATAAAAGCATAATAATAAAGGTAGTAATAACTATCGTTACTAATTGCGGTAATAAAATTGTATAACTTCATGCATCCATTCCGCTTTTATTTGGATCAGGTATTAAATCAATTGCAAGAAATTGACCAAAGTTACTATTCATTATTGCCATTTTTCTTTTCCTTTCTGCGTTGATGAATGGGAAATTTAACATTTGCAAATAATGATGAAAATGGACATAAACTAATTCCAACAATTATTGTGTAGATACTAAAAAAACTAGTATTCTCAGCATAAATAACTATAGGTATAGCATAAATAACTAAGCGAACTAGGTACAATAAGATAAAAAAGTACTTATTTAAACTTATACTTAACAATCATCCAGAAAAACAAATGATTAAGAAACCTATAAGAGAAAACAAATACCCCAAAACTAATCCTGTGTATAAAGTTCAATCTCGTTTTAATGTCAAATATATCATCGTTAATACTATTAGTATTCCCAAAAACATTATTAAACTTATTATTGACAGTTTATATTCTACACCTTTAAAATGGTTTTTTCAATTTAATTTATTTTTTTTATTTAGTTCCAAAAATACGGTCTCCAGCATCACCTAGACCAGGAATAATATAACCATGCTCATCTAAACGTTGGTCTAATGCAGCAACATAAATATCAACATCTGGATGATGATCTTCAATACATTTTTTTCCTTCAGGTGCAGCTACCAAACATACTAATTTAATATTAGTTGCTCCTCATTCTTTAACTTTTTGAATTGCCACATTAGCACTGCCCCCTGTCGCTAACATTGGATCTAAAACTAAAACATTTGCTTTATTAATATTTTCTGGTTTTTTGGCAAAATATTCATGTGGTTCTAAGGTTTTTTCATCTCGGTATAATCCAATATGTCCAATTTTAGCGTTTGGGACTAAATTAATAATTCCATCGACCATACCCAAACCTGCTCTTAAAATTGGAAATAAAACAATATCATTTGCAATTTTATATCCCTTTGTTTTTGCTACTGGTGTTTCAATTTCAAATTCATTTAATTCAATATTTCGAAATATTTCATACGCCATTAATTGCGCAATTTCATCTAAATTTTCTTTAAAGACCTTTGAATTACTATCCTTTTTACGCATTCTTGTTAATTTATCCAAAATTAACGGGTGTTTTATTACAGTAAATGACATTAATTACTTTTCCTCCTTAATTTATTAGATTTTAACATAATTATAAAGATAATACCAAGATTTAATTTGTAATTACTTACATTTTTAAAAATAATTAAATAAAAAGAAATAAATTGAACTTTCAAACTTATTTCTTTTTTTTTAATCTTTCATTATTTTCTTATCACTTGTAATGTTTAACCTGATTTTATCCTTAGATTAATGTAATTAGAAGAAGAAGGTGATTTTTCTGTAATTTCAAAACTATAAAATAATTTTAAGTACAAAAATGCAGTGTTGATATGCATTTAAAGAACTCCCTTCATATAAAAATAACCTGAATATCATTCCTTATTAATAGTTGTTCTAAAATCATTTTTATTATCTAACATTACCCAATCAAATTCATTCTTAAGTACTTTTAAATCACTTGTAGGAATAAATAGTGCAAAATAATTTGGATTATCAATCTTATTATCATTAACTGTTATTTCAAAGTCAGGCAAACAAACGACAGAAAATGTTTTTAACTCTGTAAATTGTAAATGCCAACCTATAAAAAGTTAACTATTAATTTAATTAACTTTTTTAAGTTAATTATAGGAGGTTAAAATTATGCAAACAAAGCAATATTTTATTTTGCGGTCGCTAGTGAAAAAGTATGATAAAGATAATGTTATTAATATTGTTAATAAGATTGCAAAAAAAATATTAAAATTAAAAAGTAAAGAATAAATTATTCCGCGTAATTTATTAGCGGATAATTTATTAAATAGTGTTTTTTAATGGAGCAAAGCAATAACGAGCGGAGCGATTTTACAAATTTCAATTTTTTAATTTATGAAAGGGATGTATTATGCCAACTTGATTAACTACAATTAGACCTTGTTTGGGAAATTTTACATCAAGACAATATTTTAAAAAAATTTTTTCAAATTAAATTAATATTTGTGTATGATTAATAAAATCTATTTTTTTGTTATATTTAATTTTAAAATATTAAAAATGTAGAATAAAGGATGAAGTAGGACAAAAAACCGACCCTTATTGGGTTGGTTTTTTTATTTAAAAACAACCATAAAAAGGAGATGAAAAAAATATGTCTAAAAATACTTTTATTAAATGTAGTAAATGTGGAACACCAAAGCAGTTTCATACAGTTAACCATCGTGAAAAAACAGAATGATTTGAAGATGTTTATTACACTGAATATTAAAATTTTTTTTTTAAAACCTTAAATTTTATAAAACAACTTTAAAAATTAAATAATTGGCTCTACAAGTGTTTAATTTATAATTACATATTTTTTAGGGAAGGTTCCCCAACAAGGCATTTCCGCCGGAA from Spiroplasma kunkelii CR2-3x includes:
- the atpE gene encoding ATP synthase F0 subunit C, which translates into the protein MINFMTIDLLSNMMTIWFMAGINDGFTKGMSLLGAGLAAIGCCGSGIGQGYTGGKAVEAIARNPEVESKVRTQYIIAAAITESGSIYALVIAIILAFVTG
- a CDS encoding Cof-type HAD-IIB family hydrolase yields the protein MIVKMILCDIDGTLVTDKDKKIPTINIEALKKAQAMGILVTIASGRVPSSLSDYATTLGILDHCPYVIGANGGAVLNLKTKEYVYDEIISYQDTLWAMNIVREFGHDFYLAPLNEQEAYVSQSSIIKDDLFLFRNTYIKTIVLDWNEIPQMRKIVISCHNEQKQNWLRQQIAVSKTLRTEVTGYGFIEIIPKNVNKWQGILKLIEVLKHKENHHIDSDQIMCFGDQMNDYEMIKNSKYGIALANATPQLKEVAFAVTAKDNNAAGIADYLYKTILK
- a CDS encoding F0F1 ATP synthase subunit A; translated protein: MAIMNSNFGQFLAIDLIPDPNKSGMDAWSYTILLPQLVTIVITTFIIMLLSIGYYKSIKKLGPTDIPTGLVLFAEITIKWVEKQVVDLMGPKYKFLTVYVIYLLLYIGIGNLMSVVGFESLATAYTVPLSTGLVTFFGIYYFGIKYQKLVYFKKFFVNPLELLTQFVPLISISFRLFGNILGGTVIITLFTALMSFIWGQIPYIGPVDLLAGVFLPFLSIYFDVFDGLIQAYIFAILTIAYWAMEMKTETKDKNEKKIKLKKRTKN
- the atpA gene encoding F0F1 ATP synthase subunit alpha produces the protein MALNVNEISEIIKKQIKEYCKKIEIHEEGTVVTVGDGIALIDGLDNAMMSELLIFPNEIYGMVLNLEEGAVGAVLMGYNTTIREGDQVRRSGKIIETPVGDTLLGRVVNALGQPIDGKGPLKATKTRPVERIAPGVMTRKSVDEPMETGIMTIDAMIPIGKGQRELIIGDRQTGKTAIGIDTILNQKGKNVKCIYVAIGQKASTVAQIVEKLRTAGALEYTTVVSATANELAPLQYLAPYTGVTICEEWMESGENVIIIYDDLSKHAVAYRTMALLLHRPPGREAYPGDVFYLHSRLLERAARVTKEYGGGSITALPIIETQAGDISAYIPTNVISITDGQIFLNNDQFNAGNRPAVDVGLSVSRVGSTAQIKAMKQVAGSLKLELAQYRELQAFAQFDSDLDDATKEVLENGKRVIEILKQKQYSPLSQIDQAIILLAVKKKRIRWIPVDKIQEFKEEIIEHFNTKAKKYYTELAKAKAYSDTLMTNIDNEIINVVKKITNKIANYKPEMFGEIEEWRKLGQ
- the upp gene encoding uracil phosphoribosyltransferase — translated: MSFTVIKHPLILDKLTRMRKKDSNSKVFKENLDEIAQLMAYEIFRNIELNEFEIETPVAKTKGYKIANDIVLFPILRAGLGMVDGIINLVPNAKIGHIGLYRDEKTLEPHEYFAKKPENINKANVLVLDPMLATGGSANVAIQKVKEWGATNIKLVCLVAAPEGKKCIEDHHPDVDIYVAALDQRLDEHGYIIPGLGDAGDRIFGTK
- a CDS encoding MG406 family protein → MLETVFLELNKKNKLNWKNHFKGVEYKLSIISLIMFLGILIVLTMIYLTLKRDWTLYTGLVLGYLFSLIGFLIICFSGWLLSISLNKYFFILLYLVRLVIYAIPIVIYAENTSFFSIYTIIVGISLCPFSSLFANVKFPIHQRRKEKKNGNNE
- a CDS encoding FoF1 ATP synthase subunit delta/epsilon, translated to MANQISLKIITPQGVIVNRLVDIITVKTITGYMGILYGHIPLVSTIVPSEMTYKVNNKEYKLSIAGGILQVEQEFVKILADEVEPIS
- the atpF gene encoding F0F1 ATP synthase subunit B, with protein sequence MSMTMWLMSKPIEPAEIINQLFPNLWVFIAHVIATIILLILLSKWVYNPFRKVMRARRNKIRELIQDAAEKQAKTTIDQKEASKLLTTAKVEANSIIVAARTEAEAKRHQVLETAKAEVMQLNEQAHKEIQKEKEQYYDDIRKSIINVAFNAAEKLLSKEINKEKNEKLIEEFIKELE
- the atpD gene encoding F0F1 ATP synthase subunit beta, which translates into the protein MEKNGKVVQVLGPVVDVRFTEEYLPELYNAITVNNNGTKLVLEVVQHIGDDTVRAIALGPTEGMVRGMDVIDTKAPITVPVGEEVLGRMFNVLGEAIDEKPQPKTKIMRPIHREAPSYEEQQTTAAILETGIKVVDLLVPFAKGGKIGLFGGAGVGKTVLVQELINNVAKAHGGISVFAGVGERTREGNDLYYEMIEAGVIDKTALVFGQMNETPGARMRVALTGLTIAEYFRDDKNQDVLLFIDNIFRFTQAGSEVSALLGRMPSAVGYQPTLATEMGALQERITSTKKGSITSVQAVYVPADDLTDPAPATTFSHLDAKVVLDREIAALGIYPAVDSLGSSSRLLDPLVVGEEHYKVARGVQEILQKFKELQSIIAILGMDELSDEDKLAVTRARKIRNFLSQPFFVAEKFSGKTGKYVPVVETIRAFREILAGKYDDVPEQAFLYVGTIDEVVKAAEALKHN
- a CDS encoding F0F1 ATP synthase subunit delta is translated as MLVSEKFIDNYAAALMDLALETKKIDHFLEVSNIIVDLFKQEPDYIKLMMNADIAKEERKNILAKPFQKFIDPLILNALFLLIDREAFCYVRRIFKNLRKLINISYDVQYGSIYSTQPLTRKQITTIETKLSKKFGYHIELVNKIDPSLLGGVRIKIKHEIIDGSIAGQLETMRQKAIYNK
- the atpG gene encoding ATP synthase F1 subunit gamma, with translation MAVGTDLKKQITSITSTSKITQAMKLAAIAKLKKVGKRISNSKPYFAEVYTVFNDIISKADDSIYQKKDGIKDSKRSCWIIVNSNLGLCGGYNININKLVLQQLRKSDCIIAIGSKAETFYAHKGYEIMQTRKDIDINFSYDDAREFAQEILSGFNGNTYDEIKIAYTKFINNVTFEPTILQLLPIIKVTQHEESKHINVITEFEPDPATILENAVPMYLNTILFSSIVESQVSEQASRLVAMENATDNANEMLEKLSLLYNRKRQAAITQEITEIIAGAGAQEN